From the Methanocaldococcus fervens AG86 genome, the window TACTTTTCCTTCCAATATCTATTTTTTTTGATAAGATTTGGAATCCACTACAAATACCAATTATATACCCATCAAAGTTAATTATCTCTTTTTTTATATCATCATTTAATGATTTACTTTCAACCAAACTACCTCCTGGAATTATTAAAGCATCCAAATTCTTAATTTCTTTGTAGTTTTTTTCATCTATAATCTTTGTTGGCAGATTGCCAAAATCTTCAAATAGTGGTAAGGAGCCAATTATATCTAAAATGCCAATTTCCATAGTATCCCCCTAAAATTGTGATATAAATGAGGTTAAAAGACAAAAAATTTAAAAAAATAATTGAGGTATTGAGCTTAATTTTTACGTTTGAAATTATAGCCTCATTTATTCTCTCAACGTATAACCCTCCTTATCAAGATTTACTCATAAAGTTGGATTATATATCCATAATATTTTTCACTTTTGAGATTATATACAACTTTTATTATTCTGAAAGCAGGGTAGAATTTTTTAAAGATGTTTATAATATTGTTGATGCCATAGTTATTATTGCTTTCCTTCTATACTCTTTGGAGATATTTTATTCAAAGGCATTGTTTGGACTTAGGGTTATAAACTTAATAAGAATTTTAGTTATGCTTAGGATAATTAAATTAAAACGAGTAGGGGAGAATCCTGCACTGATGAACTTTTTAACAATATTTATATTTTGCTTTATTTCCTCATGCTTAGTATGGGTTGCTGAATCAGAAGCAAATCCATCTATAAATAATTTCTTCGATGCCTTTTATTTCACAGTGATATCTGTAGCGACAGTAGGTTATGGAGATATAACGCCAAAAACAGATGCTGGAAAGTTTATAATAGTATTTTCCGTCTTATTCTTTATTTCTGGTTTGATAACTTCATTACAAAAGGCTTTAAGAGGAGAGATTAAATAAATAGGATTGTATAAAATTATCAATAAAAATAAGAACTAAATTTAGGGGATGGTCATATGTCAGTAAAGGTCTCTGAATACATGACAAAAAAGGTAGTCACAGTATCAAAAGATAATACAGTTAAAGATGTTATTAAACTATTGAAAGAAACAGGACATAATTCATTTCCTGTTGT encodes:
- the mvp gene encoding hyperpolarization-activated voltage-gated potassium channel — protein: MRLKDKKFKKIIEVLSLIFTFEIIASFILSTYNPPYQDLLIKLDYISIIFFTFEIIYNFYYSESRVEFFKDVYNIVDAIVIIAFLLYSLEIFYSKALFGLRVINLIRILVMLRIIKLKRVGENPALMNFLTIFIFCFISSCLVWVAESEANPSINNFFDAFYFTVISVATVGYGDITPKTDAGKFIIVFSVLFFISGLITSLQKALRGEIK